The following coding sequences lie in one Macaca thibetana thibetana isolate TM-01 chromosome 18, ASM2454274v1, whole genome shotgun sequence genomic window:
- the LOC126941030 gene encoding serpin B4 produces the protein MNSLSEANTKFMFDLFQQFRKSQKNNTFYSPISITTALGMVLLGARDNTAQQINKVLHFDQVPENTTEKAATHHVDRSGNVHHQFQKLLTELNKSTDAYELKIANKLFGEKTFQFLQEYLDAIKKLYQTSVESVDFAKAPEESRKKINSWVESQTNEKIKNLLPDGSIGNDTTLVLVNAIYFKGQWQNKFNKENTKEEKFWPNKNTYKSVQMMRQNKSFNFALLEDVQAKVLEIPYKGKDLSMIVLLPNEINGLQKLEEKLTAEKLLEWTSLQNMREAHVDLHLPRFKVEESYDLKDTLRNMGMVDIFNGDADLSGMTGSRGLMVSEVLHRAFVEVTEEGAEAAAVTAVVTELSSPLLTNEEFHCNHPFLFFIRQNKTNSILFFGRFSSP, from the exons ATGAATTCACTCAGTGAAGCCAACACCAAGTTCATGTTCGATCTGTTCCAACAGTTCAGAAAATCACAAAAGAACAACACCTTCTATTCCCCTATCAGCATCACAACAGCATTGGGGATGGTCCTCTTAGGGGCCAGAGACAACACTGCACAACAAATTAACAAG GTTCTTCACTTTGATCAAGTCCCAGAGAACACCACAGAAAAAGCTGCAACACATCAC GTTGATAGGTCAGGAAATGTTCATCACCAGTTTCAAAAGCTTCTGACTGAATTAAACAAATCCACTGACGCATATGAGCTGAAGATCGCCAACAAGCTCTTCGGAGAAAAGACGTTTCAATTTTTACAG GAATATTTAGATGCCATCAAGAAATTATACCAGACCAGTGTGGAATCTGTTGATTTTGCAAAGGCTCCAGAAGAAAGTCGAAAGAAGATTAACTCCTGGGTGGAAAGTCAAACGAATG aaaaaattaaaaacctactTCCTGATGGAAGTATTGGCAACGATACCACACTGGTTCTTGTGAACGCAATCTATTTCAAGGGTCaatggcaaaataaatttaataaagaaaatactaaagaGGAAAAATTTTGGCCAAACAAG AATACATACAAGTCTGTACAGATGATGAGGCAAAACAAGTCCTTTAATTTTGCCTTGCTGGAGGATGTACAGGCCAAGGTCCTGGAAATACCATACAAAGGCAAAGATCTAAGCATGATTGTGCTGCTGCCGAATGAAATCAATGGTCTACAGAAG cTTGAAGAGAAACTCACTGCTGAGAAATTGTTGGAATGGACAAGTTTGCAGAATATGAGAGAGGCACATGTGGATTTACACTTGCCTCGGTTCAAAGTGGAAGAGAGCTATGACCTCAAGGACACGTTGAGAAACATGGGAATGGTGGATATCTTCAATGGGGATGCAGACCTCTCAGGCATGACCGGGAGCCGCGGTCTCATGGTATCTGAAGTCCTACACAGGGCCTTTGTGGAGGTCACTGAGGAGGGAGCGGAGGCCGCAGCTGTCACCGCTGTAGTAACAGAGCTTTCATCACCTCTTTTAACTAATGAAGAGTTCCATTGTAATCACCCTTTCCTATTCTTCATCAGGCAAAATAAGACCAACAGCATCCTCTTCTTTGGCAGATTCTCATCCCCTTAG
- the LOC126941484 gene encoding serpin B3, which translates to MNSLSEANTKFMFDLFQQFRKSQKNNTFYSPISITTALGMVLLGARDNTAQQINKVLHFDQVPENTTEKAATHHVDRSGNVHHQFQKLLTELNKSTDAYELKIANKLFGEKTYQFLQEYLDAIKKFYQTSVESVDFAKAPEESRKKINSWVESQTNEKIKNLLPDGSIDNDTTLVLVNAIYFKGQWQNKFNKENTKEEKFWPNKNTYKSVQMMRQNESFNFALLEDVQAKVLEIPYKGKDLSMIVLLPNEINGLQKLEEKLTAEKLLEWTSLQNMREAHVDLHLPRFKVEESYDLKDTLKNMGMVDIFNGDADLSGMTGSRGLMVSKVLHRAFVEVTEEGAEAAAATAVVTGFSSPLLTNEEFHCNHPFLFFIRQNKTNSILFFGRFSSP; encoded by the exons ATGAATTCACTCAGTGAAGCCAACACCAAGTTCATGTTCGATCTGTTCCAACAGTTCAGAAAATCACAAAAGAACAACACCTTCTATTCCCCTATCAGCATCACAACAGCATTGGGGATGGTCCTCTTAGGGGCCAGAGACAACACTGCACAACAAATTAACAAG GTTCTTCACTTCGATCAAGTCCCAGAGAACACCACAGAAAAAGCTGCAACACATCAC GTTGATAGGTCAGGAAATGTTCATCACCAGTTTCAAAAGCTTCTGACTGAATTAAACAAATCCACTGACGCATATGAGCTGAAGATCGCCAACAAGCTCTTCGGAGAAAAGACATATCAATTTTTACAG GAATATTTAGATGCCATCAAGAAATTTTACCAGACCAGTGTGGAATCTGTTGATTTTGCAAAGGCTCCAGAAGAAAGTCGAAAGAAGATTAACTCCTGGGTGGAAAGTCAAACGAATG aaaaaattaaaaacctactTCCTGATGGAAGTATTGACAACGATACCACACTGGTTCTTGTGAACGCAATCTATTTCAAGGGTCaatggcaaaataaatttaataaagaaaatactaaagaGGAAAAATTTTGGCCAAACAAg AATACATACAAGTCTGTACAGATGATGAGGCAAAACGAGTCCTTTAATTTTGCCTTGCTGGAGGATGTACAGGCCAAGGTCTTGGAAATACCATACAAAGGCAAAGATCTAAGCATGATTGTGCTGCTGCCGAATGAAATCAATGGTCTACAGAAG cTTGAAGAGAAACTCACTGCTGAGAAATTGTTGGAATGGACAAGTTTGCAGAATATGAGAGAGGCACATGTGGATTTACACTTGCCTCGGTTCAAAGTGGAAGAGAGCTATGACCTCAAGGACACGTTGAAAAACATGGGAATGGTGGATATCTTCAATGGGGATGCAGACCTCTCAGGCATGACTGGGAGCCGTGGTCTCATGGTATCTAAAGTCCTACACAGGGCCTTTGTGGAGGTCACTGAGGAGGGAGCGGAGGCTGCAGCTGCCACCGCTGTAGTAACAGGGTTTTCATCACCTCTTTTAACTAATGAAGAGTTCCATTGTAATCACCCTTTCCTATTCTTCATCAGGCAAAATAAGACCAACAGCATCCTCTTCTTTGGCAGATTCTCATCCCCTTAG